The Dehalogenimonas sp. 4OHTPN genome window below encodes:
- the rplS gene encoding 50S ribosomal protein L19, with translation MRISELVPPAVKADFPEVNPGDTVKVHVRIIEGDKERIQVFQGVVLRKRSGTDGGNFTVRRLSYGVGVERIFPFASPLIAKIEVTRRGRVRRAKLYYLRGLSGKAARIKEEKEAAA, from the coding sequence ATGAGAATCTCTGAACTGGTACCCCCGGCGGTAAAAGCCGACTTTCCGGAAGTCAACCCCGGCGATACGGTCAAGGTGCACGTCCGAATTATCGAAGGCGACAAGGAGCGCATCCAGGTCTTCCAGGGCGTGGTGCTGCGCAAACGCTCCGGTACGGACGGCGGCAATTTCACGGTGCGCCGCCTGTCCTACGGCGTCGGCGTGGAACGCATCTTCCCTTTCGCTTCGCCGCTCATCGCCAAGATTGAAGTCACCCGCCGCGGCCGCGTCCGCCGCGCCAAGCTGTACTACCTGCGCGGCTTATCCGGCAAGGCCGCCCGCATCAAGGAAGAAAAAGAAGCGGCGGCTTAA
- a CDS encoding cation diffusion facilitator family transporter: protein MGGPSRAAAVSVASNSLLIFLKVTVGLLTGAVSILAEAIHSALDLLAAVIAFFGLRAAGKPADREHPFGHGKWENVSGSIEAVLIFIAAVWIIYEAVKRIISGAEVELLGWGIAVMAVSAAANTLVSRNLFKSAREHDSLALEADAQHLRTDVITSLGVLLGLLAVQLTGLTILDPIIAIGVALIIVKAAWDILHKSFGAIIDTGLPPAEQRLIADTLEEHRGALVGFHEIRTRKAGAQRFLELHLVMPRGITVEESHRMCDHLEADLRARLPRLEVSLHVEPCDEDCPDCPAAACPERRPA from the coding sequence ATGGGCGGCCCCAGCCGCGCCGCCGCCGTTTCGGTGGCTTCCAATTCACTGCTCATCTTCCTCAAGGTGACGGTGGGCTTGCTCACCGGCGCCGTCAGCATCCTGGCCGAGGCCATCCATTCCGCCCTCGACCTGCTGGCGGCGGTCATCGCCTTTTTCGGCCTCAGGGCGGCCGGCAAACCCGCCGACCGGGAACACCCCTTCGGCCACGGCAAGTGGGAAAACGTGTCCGGCAGTATCGAGGCGGTGCTGATTTTCATCGCCGCGGTGTGGATCATCTACGAGGCGGTCAAGAGGATCATCAGCGGCGCCGAGGTGGAACTGCTCGGCTGGGGCATCGCCGTCATGGCCGTTTCCGCCGCCGCCAACACCCTGGTCAGCCGCAACCTTTTCAAATCAGCCAGGGAGCATGACTCGCTGGCTTTGGAAGCCGACGCCCAGCACCTGCGCACCGACGTCATCACTTCCCTGGGCGTGCTCCTGGGCCTTCTGGCGGTGCAGTTGACCGGGCTGACCATCCTTGATCCCATCATCGCCATAGGCGTGGCCTTGATCATCGTCAAGGCGGCCTGGGACATTCTTCATAAATCATTCGGCGCCATCATTGACACCGGGCTGCCGCCCGCCGAACAGCGGCTTATCGCCGACACCCTGGAAGAGCACCGCGGCGCTCTGGTGGGCTTCCATGAGATCCGGACGCGCAAGGCCGGCGCCCAGCGCTTCCTGGAACTGCACCTGGTGATGCCCCGCGGCATCACCGTCGAGGAGTCTCACCGCATGTGCGACCACCTCGAGGCCGACCTGCGGGCGCGCCTGCCGCGGCTGGAGGTGTCGCTTCACGTGGAACCTTGCGATGAAGACTGCCCGGACTGCCCCGCCGCCGCTTGCCCGGAACGTCGCCCGGCTTAA
- the heR gene encoding heliorhodopsin HeR, producing the protein MEYEPQFKRLRIYNAFMGFLHLIQAAAVLVLSNDFKLPVTTSFLSFDETIGRLWPVTDVWINVPLGAMVAVFLLLSAAAHFIIASPPVFGWYVRNLKTGINYARWYEYSFSASLMIVLIAMLCGVYDLGALLMAFALTAVMNLCGLVMEVHNQTTQRTNWISYTVGCIAGVAPWVAIAIYFFGSLSQADGGVPTFVYVILPTLFVFFFSFALNMVLQYRKVGPWRDYLFGERVYILLSLIAKSALAWQVFAGTLRPV; encoded by the coding sequence ATGGAGTACGAACCGCAGTTCAAACGTCTCAGGATTTACAACGCTTTCATGGGATTCCTGCATCTTATCCAGGCGGCTGCGGTGCTGGTTCTCAGCAACGATTTCAAGCTGCCGGTGACCACCTCATTCCTGTCCTTTGATGAGACTATCGGCCGGCTGTGGCCGGTGACCGATGTCTGGATCAATGTGCCGCTCGGGGCTATGGTCGCAGTGTTCCTGCTGCTGTCGGCGGCCGCGCATTTCATCATCGCCTCGCCGCCGGTATTCGGCTGGTATGTCAGAAACCTCAAGACGGGCATCAACTACGCCCGGTGGTACGAATACTCCTTCAGCGCCTCGCTGATGATCGTGCTGATTGCCATGCTGTGCGGCGTGTATGACCTGGGCGCCCTGCTGATGGCCTTTGCACTGACCGCGGTAATGAACCTGTGCGGGCTGGTGATGGAAGTCCACAATCAAACCACCCAGCGGACCAACTGGATTTCCTATACTGTAGGCTGCATCGCCGGCGTGGCGCCGTGGGTAGCCATCGCCATCTATTTCTTCGGCTCGCTGTCCCAGGCTGATGGCGGCGTCCCCACCTTTGTCTATGTCATCCTGCCCACCCTGTTCGTCTTCTTCTTCAGCTTTGCTTTAAACATGGTGCTGCAGTACCGCAAAGTCGGTCCCTGGCGCGACTACCTGTTCGGCGAGCGCGTCTACATCCTGCTCAGCCTGATAGCCAAGTCCGCGCTGGCGTGGCAGGTCTTTGCCGGCACCCTCAGGCCGGTGTAA
- a CDS encoding cupin domain-containing protein translates to MIGFFGPIEKQTLKNGNFRQVLFTGKHAQLVVMSLKPGEEIGNEIHHHVDQFFRVEQGEATFTLGGEKHVARDGDAVIVPAGTYHNVVNTSKTETVKLYTIYSPPNHPDRTVHKTRADAEKAEAEEHH, encoded by the coding sequence ATGATTGGTTTCTTCGGTCCCATCGAAAAGCAGACCCTGAAAAACGGCAATTTCAGGCAGGTGTTGTTCACCGGCAAACACGCCCAACTGGTGGTGATGAGCCTCAAACCCGGAGAAGAGATCGGCAACGAAATTCACCATCACGTAGACCAGTTCTTCCGGGTTGAGCAGGGCGAAGCCACCTTTACCCTCGGCGGTGAAAAACACGTCGCCCGCGACGGCGATGCCGTAATCGTCCCGGCCGGGACCTACCACAATGTGGTCAATACCTCCAAAACAGAGACGGTGAAGCTGTACACCATTTATTCTCCGCCGAATCACCCTGACCGCACGGTACATAAAACCAGGGCTGACGCCGAGAAGGCTGAAGCTGAGGAACATCACTAG
- a CDS encoding HD domain-containing protein, which yields MTEPRKPFLPVNNPGRRCIIEAAAATASTLDMPAYIVGGYLRDTLLGRPANDLDLVVEGDAGKMAAALAAALGTEFFALDAAAGIYRIPLKQAVFEEIDISSAAGAIRDDLARRDFTVDALAAAVPFPLPEQLVITDEADGLADLEQKVLRAVSTGVFRDDPARLLRGVRLAGELGFAIEPGTERLITAAASLAASVAGERTREDLIKVLSLPSIGQTVEYLDRLGLLAALFPELETCRGVEQPPEHAWDVLDHQLKTVGALDWVLRRGLWPHARAGARQLIPWDVESEAYFLGKIGGSATRLALTRLAALIHDVAKPETRTLAANGRLRFYGHARKGAEKADTIMKRLRFSQREAGFVTAIVEAHLRPTQLGPEAIPPTPRAVYRFLRDTGDAAVATLYLSLADHLAARGPDLDLDNFRQHVTIVGYVLAERGRQLAKPSGRLVDGNELQARFGMKPGPAMGRILEAVAEARATGEIASKEEALTMAERLIREPPADDQKNLRRGRQG from the coding sequence ATGACCGAACCGCGCAAGCCTTTCCTCCCTGTCAACAACCCCGGCCGCCGTTGCATTATCGAAGCCGCCGCCGCAACCGCGTCAACCCTGGACATGCCGGCGTATATCGTCGGCGGATACCTCCGCGACACCCTCCTGGGCAGACCGGCAAATGATCTGGACCTGGTCGTCGAAGGGGATGCCGGGAAAATGGCCGCCGCCCTGGCGGCAGCGCTGGGCACGGAGTTTTTCGCTCTCGACGCCGCGGCCGGTATATATCGTATCCCGCTCAAGCAGGCGGTTTTTGAGGAGATTGACATCAGCTCCGCAGCCGGCGCCATCCGGGACGACCTCGCCCGGCGCGATTTTACCGTCGACGCGCTGGCAGCCGCCGTCCCCTTCCCTTTACCGGAACAACTGGTCATTACCGACGAGGCAGACGGCCTGGCCGACCTTGAACAAAAAGTGCTCAGGGCTGTGTCGACGGGTGTATTCAGAGACGACCCGGCCCGCCTGCTCCGGGGCGTGCGCCTGGCCGGCGAACTGGGCTTTGCCATCGAGCCGGGCACCGAACGCCTGATAACCGCCGCCGCCTCTCTGGCTGCCAGTGTGGCCGGCGAAAGGACCCGGGAGGACCTGATCAAGGTTCTATCGCTGCCTTCGATCGGTCAGACCGTCGAGTATCTCGACCGGCTGGGCTTGCTAGCGGCATTGTTCCCGGAACTCGAAACCTGCCGCGGCGTCGAGCAGCCGCCTGAACACGCCTGGGACGTGCTCGATCATCAACTGAAGACGGTCGGTGCTTTGGACTGGGTGTTGCGCCGGGGCTTGTGGCCGCATGCCCGCGCTGGGGCACGTCAGCTCATCCCTTGGGACGTCGAATCAGAGGCTTATTTTCTGGGAAAAATCGGCGGCAGCGCCACGCGCCTGGCGCTGACCAGGCTGGCGGCTCTTATTCACGACGTGGCCAAGCCGGAAACCAGGACTCTGGCCGCCAACGGCCGCCTGCGTTTCTATGGCCACGCCCGGAAGGGCGCCGAGAAAGCTGACACGATTATGAAGCGGCTGCGTTTTTCCCAGCGGGAAGCAGGTTTCGTCACCGCCATCGTTGAAGCCCACCTGAGGCCGACTCAACTCGGTCCGGAGGCCATCCCTCCCACTCCGAGGGCTGTTTACCGCTTCCTTCGGGACACCGGCGACGCCGCCGTTGCCACGCTGTACCTGAGCCTGGCCGACCACCTGGCAGCCCGCGGCCCGGACCTCGACCTTGATAACTTCCGCCAACATGTTACAATAGTGGGCTATGTTTTAGCCGAACGCGGCCGGCAGCTGGCCAAACCGTCCGGGCGGTTGGTTGACGGCAACGAGCTCCAGGCGCGCTTCGGGATGAAACCGGGTCCGGCGATGGGCCGGATTCTGGAGGCGGTCGCCGAGGCGCGGGCCACCGGAGAAATCGCTTCTAAAGAAGAGGCTTTAACAATGGCCGAGCGGCTGATCCGGGAGCCTCCGGCTGACGATCAAAAGAACCTGCGGCGGGGCCGCCAAGGGTAG
- the secD gene encoding protein translocase subunit SecD codes for MKKYRFGLITILVLFILSALVVLPVGKGVIGGRAIELGLDLQGGLHLVYEADLSGVAEADRDSILNGVVDVISNRVNPLGVSEPNIEKQGENRVVVQLPGTALTDAQKQRIGSTALLVFAELAADGEEARWENELGRWKPATAEIDGAVKELDSSYFKDNTFLTSDQTTGRIELRFEWNEEGAKISEAVTTRILGKRMGIFEGDTALLGDNGQPIAPVVEGIISTSGVITGLSFNEAEILSRQLNAGRLPVPLEIIYENTVSPVLGADFVDRSVLAGAVGVILVMIFMTAFYRLPGFLSSLALMVYIAIVLAIYKLVPVTLTLAGIGGFILSIGMAVDANVLIFERMKEELRARRTVGAAIEAGFSRAWTAIWDSNVTTLIVCAILVWVGGSVAAGAPVQGFALTLGVGVLASMFTAMFVTRTFLRMLIGSQTARKLSLFTTEAGDQNA; via the coding sequence ATGAAAAAATACCGATTCGGATTGATAACCATCCTGGTCTTATTCATCCTTTCGGCGCTGGTGGTGCTGCCGGTGGGCAAAGGCGTCATCGGCGGCCGGGCTATCGAACTCGGCCTGGACCTTCAGGGCGGCCTGCACCTGGTATATGAAGCCGACCTGTCCGGAGTGGCCGAGGCCGACCGGGACAGCATCCTGAACGGCGTTGTTGACGTCATCAGTAACCGGGTCAACCCGCTGGGCGTCAGCGAACCCAATATTGAGAAACAGGGCGAAAACCGCGTTGTGGTGCAGCTGCCGGGAACGGCGCTGACCGACGCCCAGAAGCAGCGCATCGGCTCCACAGCGCTCCTGGTCTTCGCCGAACTGGCCGCCGACGGCGAGGAAGCCCGGTGGGAGAATGAACTGGGGCGCTGGAAGCCGGCTACCGCCGAAATCGACGGCGCGGTCAAGGAGCTTGATTCCAGCTATTTTAAAGACAACACCTTTTTAACCAGCGACCAGACCACCGGCCGAATCGAGCTTCGGTTCGAATGGAACGAAGAGGGCGCCAAGATCAGCGAGGCGGTCACCACCCGCATCCTTGGTAAAAGGATGGGTATCTTTGAGGGCGACACCGCCCTCCTCGGCGATAACGGCCAGCCGATCGCCCCGGTCGTCGAGGGCATCATCTCCACCAGCGGCGTCATCACCGGCCTGTCGTTCAACGAAGCCGAAATCCTGTCCCGCCAGCTCAACGCCGGCCGCCTGCCGGTGCCACTGGAGATTATCTATGAAAACACCGTATCGCCGGTGCTGGGCGCCGATTTCGTCGACCGGTCGGTACTGGCCGGCGCCGTCGGCGTCATCCTGGTTATGATTTTCATGACCGCCTTCTACCGCCTGCCGGGCTTCCTGTCCAGCCTGGCATTAATGGTGTATATTGCCATTGTCCTGGCAATATACAAGCTCGTGCCGGTCACCCTGACGCTGGCCGGAATCGGCGGCTTCATCCTGTCCATCGGCATGGCGGTGGACGCCAACGTGCTCATCTTCGAGCGGATGAAAGAGGAACTCCGGGCCAGGCGCACTGTCGGCGCCGCCATTGAAGCCGGTTTCTCCCGGGCCTGGACCGCCATCTGGGATTCCAACGTCACCACCCTGATCGTCTGCGCCATCCTGGTCTGGGTCGGCGGCAGCGTCGCCGCCGGGGCGCCGGTGCAGGGCTTCGCTCTGACCCTGGGCGTGGGCGTTTTGGCCAGCATGTTCACCGCCATGTTCGTCACCCGGACATTCCTGCGGATGCTCATCGGCAGCCAAACCGCCCGGAAGTTATCCCTATTCACTACCGAAGCAGGTGACCAAAATGCCTAA
- a CDS encoding DUF2177 family protein — MDIGQWVIVYVASLAAFLAIDLVWLGKIARGFYRRQLADLMLEKLKWQPALGFYLLYVFGLLVLVVAPAVEAGSALKAGGLGALLGCVSYATYDLSNFATLKKWPAAVVAADIVWGAFLTGAVSLIAYAAAQAVAG, encoded by the coding sequence ATGGATATCGGTCAGTGGGTCATAGTCTATGTAGCCTCTTTAGCGGCGTTTCTGGCAATTGACCTGGTCTGGTTGGGCAAAATCGCCAGGGGATTTTACCGGCGGCAACTGGCCGACCTGATGCTGGAGAAGCTTAAATGGCAGCCGGCGCTGGGCTTTTATCTGCTTTATGTTTTCGGCCTCCTGGTGCTCGTCGTGGCGCCGGCGGTCGAAGCCGGTTCGGCGCTTAAGGCCGGCGGCTTGGGCGCGCTGCTGGGGTGCGTCAGCTATGCCACCTATGACCTGTCCAATTTCGCCACCTTGAAAAAGTGGCCCGCCGCCGTGGTCGCCGCCGATATCGTCTGGGGCGCCTTCCTGACCGGCGCCGTTTCCCTTATCGCCTATGCCGCGGCCCAGGCGGTCGCCGGATAG
- a CDS encoding transcriptional repressor, translated as MRCTRQKEKILEYLQATTVHPTAEQVYESVRSSLPRISRGTVYRNLEKLCRKGEAIELYIGGRVSRYDARTAGHGHLCCRSCGLVADVDIPFDHTFHEEVVGRTGFKVNGSAVQFNGVCPACQKKEQKVKKEARQ; from the coding sequence ATGCGTTGCACACGGCAAAAAGAGAAGATTTTAGAGTACCTGCAAGCCACCACCGTTCACCCGACGGCCGAGCAGGTATATGAGAGTGTCAGGAGCAGCCTGCCGCGCATCAGCCGGGGGACCGTCTACCGTAATCTTGAAAAACTCTGCCGCAAGGGTGAAGCCATCGAGCTGTATATCGGCGGCCGGGTGAGCCGCTACGATGCCCGGACCGCTGGTCACGGCCACCTTTGCTGCCGGAGCTGCGGCTTGGTCGCCGACGTCGATATTCCTTTCGATCATACCTTTCATGAGGAAGTGGTAGGGCGGACCGGCTTCAAGGTCAACGGCAGCGCCGTCCAGTTCAACGGGGTATGTCCGGCATGCCAGAAAAAAGAACAGAAAGTTAAAAAGGAGGCAAGGCAATGA
- a CDS encoding histone deacetylase: protein MTTGYVFHHSFLEHDTGAGHPETAARLEAVMSRLKSEGLLERLALIEARRAAEAELAAVHSRGYISRLKEICAAGGGWLDADTPVSKKSCEAAEYAAGGAVAAVEAVMGGGEGIPSCFALVRPPGHHAFAGEGGGFCLYNNIAIAARYAQSRYGLRRLAIIDFDVHFGNGTAAVFEDDPGVLFISTHQFPHYPGGGDIDDTGKGNRISIPLPEGCGDDEYLSMFDEVIIPAARRFEPELLLVSAGFDAHRDDPLAGMRVSTEGYAGIAGRLKRLADEACGGRAVFCLEGGYSLEALADSVSATFKALLGEAVDLSPRQVPPRVAGLVAELKRRHRLA from the coding sequence ATGACCACCGGATACGTATTCCATCATTCATTCCTGGAACATGACACCGGCGCCGGCCACCCGGAGACCGCCGCCCGGCTGGAAGCCGTAATGTCCCGACTGAAATCCGAAGGCTTACTTGAGCGGCTGGCCCTCATCGAGGCGCGACGAGCGGCGGAGGCGGAACTTGCCGCCGTTCACAGCCGGGGCTACATCTCCAGGCTCAAGGAGATCTGCGCCGCAGGCGGCGGCTGGCTGGACGCCGACACGCCGGTCTCAAAAAAGTCCTGCGAGGCCGCGGAATATGCCGCCGGAGGCGCTGTGGCGGCCGTAGAGGCGGTGATGGGCGGCGGTGAGGGCATTCCCTCGTGCTTCGCCCTGGTCAGGCCGCCAGGGCACCACGCCTTCGCCGGGGAGGGCGGCGGCTTCTGCCTTTATAACAACATCGCCATAGCCGCGCGGTACGCCCAGTCCCGCTACGGGCTGAGGCGGCTCGCCATTATAGATTTCGACGTCCACTTCGGCAACGGCACCGCCGCGGTCTTTGAAGACGATCCCGGCGTGCTGTTCATCTCAACGCACCAGTTTCCGCACTACCCCGGCGGCGGCGATATTGATGATACCGGCAAAGGCAACCGGATCAGCATACCGCTACCCGAAGGCTGCGGCGACGATGAGTACCTCTCAATGTTCGACGAGGTAATAATTCCGGCGGCGAGACGCTTTGAGCCGGAGCTGCTGCTGGTCTCGGCCGGCTTTGACGCCCACCGGGATGACCCGCTGGCCGGGATGCGGGTCTCGACCGAAGGCTACGCCGGCATCGCCGGGCGGCTCAAGCGGCTGGCTGATGAGGCTTGTGGCGGACGGGCGGTTTTTTGCTTAGAAGGCGGCTACAGCCTTGAGGCGCTGGCCGATTCGGTCTCGGCCACTTTCAAGGCGCTGCTCGGGGAGGCCGTTGACCTGTCGCCGCGCCAGGTTCCACCGCGGGTTGCCGGCCTCGTCGCCGAACTGAAACGGCGCCATCGGCTGGCTTAA
- the priA gene encoding primosomal protein N', with protein sequence MAYAEVSVNSPAAGRNAFSYQLPPGLAIRPGQAVLAPFGPKVLQGIVIEVAETPRFAQTRLLSGIIEPPLCLTPAQLAVSRWISRHYLAPLFPSLALWLPPGFERQAEPIFTRRPTAADLPLSEIEAALLSSLDAEQPEEQKKLEKLYGKTEARKALRRLLEANLIERRFRLQPVRVKPRLERVIFLAVEPGAAETAAGLRKKAPKQAAALRRLLEAGGRLPAAELGKALGGDSASAVAALAARGLVRVAAEENRRAPNLPAAVELPIVPELTPGQTAAVNAVTGAIDRREGQAFLLHGVTCSGKTEVYLKAAAHALGAGRQVIVLVPEISLTHQIIERFTARFPGRVAVLHSRLPLGERYDQWRGMDEGHYDIVIGPRGALFAPFSSPGLIVIDEEHEWAYKQQETPPLYHARAAARRLARETGAALLLGSATPDIETRFRAAAGEYTLLELPHRLTPRPAAPLPPVWLVDMRSELKQGNLSIFSRKLAAEMRAALSNGEQIILFYNRRGGATFIQCRDCGEVLKCRNCRLPLGFHPVENRLICHHCNTAYRVPDTCLVCGGRRIKYLGLGTQKLEDDTRKEFPEARILRWDSDAARGKEAGYGIFDDFRSGKADILVGTQVVARGLDLPRVGLVGVINADTALNLPDFRAGERTFQLLLQVAGRAGRGEFPGRVVVQSYQPGHYAVAAAVNHDYAAFYEKEIEFRRMLGYPPFGELAVATVGHTVEGEGLKLAHNLKKRLELSRDAAGIPGIEFIGPAPAFVPRRRGLYRWQVTVKGRHIAEFLKKAELPAGIHLNVDPVGLD encoded by the coding sequence TTGGCTTACGCCGAGGTCAGCGTCAACTCTCCGGCCGCCGGCCGGAACGCTTTCAGCTACCAGCTGCCGCCGGGACTTGCCATCCGGCCGGGACAGGCGGTGCTGGCGCCCTTCGGCCCGAAGGTCCTTCAGGGCATTGTAATCGAGGTGGCCGAAACGCCGCGTTTCGCCCAAACCCGCCTTTTATCGGGCATCATCGAGCCGCCCCTGTGCCTCACCCCGGCTCAGTTAGCGGTCAGCCGCTGGATCTCCAGGCACTATCTGGCGCCGCTGTTCCCCTCTTTGGCGCTGTGGCTGCCCCCTGGGTTCGAGAGGCAAGCCGAACCAATCTTCACCCGCCGTCCAACGGCGGCCGACCTCCCCCTCTCGGAGATCGAGGCAGCCCTGCTGTCCAGCCTCGATGCCGAACAGCCCGAGGAGCAAAAAAAGCTGGAAAAGCTATACGGCAAGACGGAAGCGCGCAAGGCGCTGCGCCGCCTGCTGGAGGCCAATCTCATCGAACGGCGGTTCAGGCTGCAGCCGGTCAGGGTCAAACCCAGGCTTGAACGGGTGATCTTTTTAGCGGTGGAGCCCGGGGCGGCCGAAACCGCCGCCGGGCTCCGGAAAAAAGCCCCGAAACAGGCGGCAGCCCTGAGAAGGCTCCTTGAAGCCGGGGGCCGGCTGCCGGCGGCCGAACTTGGAAAAGCACTGGGCGGTGACTCCGCATCCGCCGTCGCCGCTCTAGCCGCCAGGGGGCTGGTCAGGGTTGCCGCCGAAGAAAACCGGCGCGCCCCGAACCTGCCCGCAGCTGTCGAGCTGCCGATCGTACCCGAACTGACACCCGGCCAGACCGCTGCGGTGAACGCCGTTACCGGAGCCATTGACAGGCGCGAAGGCCAGGCCTTCCTGCTCCACGGCGTCACCTGCTCCGGTAAAACCGAGGTGTATCTCAAAGCCGCGGCTCACGCTCTCGGGGCGGGCAGACAGGTCATCGTACTGGTGCCGGAAATATCGCTGACGCACCAGATCATCGAGCGTTTCACCGCCCGCTTCCCCGGCAGAGTGGCCGTGCTTCACAGCCGGCTGCCGCTGGGAGAACGCTACGATCAGTGGCGGGGTATGGACGAAGGTCATTATGATATCGTCATCGGTCCCAGAGGCGCCCTGTTCGCCCCGTTCAGCAGCCCGGGGCTGATCGTCATCGACGAGGAGCATGAGTGGGCCTACAAACAGCAGGAGACTCCCCCTTTGTACCACGCCCGCGCCGCCGCCCGACGATTGGCCCGGGAAACCGGCGCGGCGCTGCTCCTGGGTTCGGCGACACCCGATATCGAGACCCGCTTCCGGGCTGCCGCCGGCGAATACACCCTGCTGGAACTGCCTCACCGGCTGACTCCCCGGCCGGCCGCCCCGCTGCCGCCAGTCTGGCTGGTGGATATGCGCAGCGAGCTGAAACAGGGCAACCTGTCCATATTCAGCCGCAAGCTGGCGGCCGAGATGCGGGCAGCGCTTTCAAACGGCGAACAGATCATCCTTTTCTACAACCGCCGCGGCGGGGCTACCTTCATCCAGTGCCGCGACTGCGGCGAAGTCCTCAAGTGCCGGAACTGCCGCCTGCCATTGGGCTTTCACCCAGTGGAAAACCGCCTGATCTGCCATCACTGCAACACCGCCTACCGGGTGCCGGATACCTGTCTGGTCTGCGGCGGCAGGCGGATCAAATACCTGGGACTGGGGACGCAGAAGCTGGAGGATGACACCAGGAAAGAATTCCCCGAAGCCAGGATCCTGCGCTGGGATTCCGACGCCGCCCGCGGCAAAGAAGCCGGATACGGCATCTTCGACGATTTCCGCTCCGGCAAAGCCGATATTCTGGTCGGCACCCAGGTGGTGGCCCGGGGGCTTGACCTTCCCAGAGTCGGCCTGGTCGGCGTAATAAACGCCGATACCGCTTTGAACCTGCCGGATTTCCGTGCCGGCGAGCGCACTTTTCAGCTGCTGCTTCAGGTAGCCGGCCGGGCCGGGCGGGGTGAATTCCCGGGCAGGGTCGTCGTTCAGAGCTATCAGCCGGGACACTACGCCGTGGCGGCGGCCGTCAACCACGACTATGCGGCATTTTACGAGAAGGAAATTGAATTCCGCAGAATGCTGGGCTACCCGCCCTTCGGCGAGCTGGCGGTAGCCACCGTCGGTCACACTGTCGAAGGGGAAGGCCTGAAACTGGCTCATAACCTGAAAAAAAGGTTGGAACTGTCCCGCGACGCCGCCGGCATTCCCGGAATTGAATTTATCGGGCCGGCGCCCGCCTTCGTGCCCCGGCGGAGAGGTCTTTACCGGTGGCAGGTGACCGTCAAAGGCCGTCATATCGCCGAATTTCTGAAAAAAGCCGAGTTGCCGGCCGGGATACATCTGAACGTCGATCCGGTTGGTCTCGACTGA
- the secF gene encoding protein translocase subunit SecF, with protein MPNIIGKRKLFLSISGALIALSLLSLAVFGLKSGIDFSAGSLLTVAFDATPAVADLKSELGNLGHGNAIVQETGSEDFIIRLGVLSDAEKNTLEDGLETAFGPLTERGFETVDPIIASQTSRTAMIAVGLASIGILAYLTYAFRRMPKPLHYGVGAVAAVLHDVLAVLGIFAALAAVLGLEINLVFIIGILAVIGYSVNNTVVVYDRIRENTLRGGGSFESIVNRSVVETFIRSLNTSFTTIIVVLALMLFVGATIQNLALVMFIGIVVGTYDSLFVAPAILVIWDNYDKSRLAPRASRAGA; from the coding sequence ATGCCTAACATCATCGGCAAACGCAAGCTGTTTTTAAGCATCTCCGGGGCGCTCATCGCCCTATCGCTTTTGTCTCTGGCGGTTTTCGGACTCAAATCCGGCATCGATTTCTCCGCCGGGTCGCTCCTGACCGTCGCCTTCGACGCCACGCCGGCCGTAGCCGACTTGAAGAGCGAATTGGGGAACCTGGGTCACGGCAACGCTATCGTTCAGGAGACCGGCAGCGAGGATTTCATCATCCGGCTGGGAGTTCTTTCCGACGCCGAGAAGAATACTCTTGAGGACGGCCTGGAGACGGCCTTCGGGCCGCTGACCGAGCGCGGCTTCGAGACGGTTGACCCGATCATCGCCAGCCAGACCTCCAGAACGGCCATGATCGCCGTCGGCCTGGCCTCAATCGGTATCCTGGCTTACCTGACCTATGCCTTCCGCCGTATGCCCAAGCCGCTGCATTACGGCGTCGGCGCCGTCGCCGCGGTGCTCCATGACGTCCTGGCGGTGCTGGGCATCTTCGCCGCGCTGGCGGCGGTATTGGGACTTGAGATCAACCTGGTGTTCATCATCGGCATCCTGGCGGTCATCGGCTACAGCGTCAACAACACCGTGGTCGTCTACGACCGCATCCGCGAGAACACTCTGCGCGGCGGCGGCAGCTTTGAAAGCATCGTCAACCGCAGCGTCGTCGAGACTTTCATCCGCTCTCTGAACACCTCTTTCACCACCATCATCGTGGTGCTGGCCCTGATGCTGTTCGTCGGCGCCACCATCCAGAACCTGGCGCTGGTGATGTTCATCGGCATCGTTGTCGGTACCTATGATTCGCTGTTCGTCGCCCCGGCCATCCTGGTCATCTGGGACAACTACGACAAGAGCCGCCTGGCGCCCAGGGCTTCCCGGGCCGGGGCTTAG